The Setaria italica strain Yugu1 chromosome VIII, Setaria_italica_v2.0, whole genome shotgun sequence genome includes the window AAACACCACGCGCCAAGAAATCCGAAGCAGAAACGCTAACGCGTGGCCGGCGCCGAGACGGACAGGCAATGCGTCGAACACCTTGCGTGCGCGAGCCGCGGCGAGGGCAAGAGGCgcagagggagagaggagcgGCGAGCGCAGGGCAGGCAATCCCCCTGCTGCTGAtcggggcggaggcggtggctgccgccggccgagcTGGGGTCCCTGGGTTGGGCTGTGCGCAGTTTGTGGGATGACTAGAACCACAGAGCCACAGCCCACAGAGGTGGCTGGCCTCGTCAAGAAATTCGTGATTTTATAAATTTCTTAGAGAAGGAAATCTGAAATTGAAAGTTGGAATGGATTTAGATCGTAACTCGATATACTATTCGTAAATTTCAAATAATGTTTCTTTGAACTTCTAAGTGCAAGTTTTTATAATGATTTTTCACGGCGTCCTTAAATGATGTAGTCCATTATTACCTTAGTTGGACCTGATCGCCCACTCCTAATCTTCGTCTTTTAAAATATGAGACTTACTTTGCATCCATAAATGTTTTTCAGTTTAAATTTGAAACTTTTCACATACATCACCATGTACTCAAGAGTTTCTTTTTAATGAAATTTTAAATAAGTGTTTAATAAAAATCCAAGCCATTTTCTATAATATGTCTTCACCTGAGTTAAACATGCATGGTCGACTCGCTCGTATTTTTCCTTTTGAACAAAAATCACTCCTTTTTATGGTCGATGTTTGTAAAACTTGGAGGCAATGGGTTTTTGGTTAACATTCACACTGCCGCTCCTCAATTTTCTTGTTCTATTCCATTTGAACGAAACGGGGGTTTTTTATTTTCAATCGCTAAAAAACTATGTACCTTTCGAGTCAGATTATGTAAGCCACTGTATGACATGGTTGTAGTCTTGTATGCTTGTAACAAAGGACACCGCCGCCCAGAGTATCTTAGCCAGTTCTCACATCTACTCTTATTTTATTGGGGAATTCTTTGTAAAAAAGGTGCTTGCTAaatcattatccaaattcatcAATTTTAGTAAATTGCACAAATGTAGGAATATAAAACTACCATTATCCTATAAAGAAACTTCCAAGTGCGTGGATCTAGTTTGAGGTAAGAGACAGTGAAACACACTAATGCACTAAGTCATACATCCTTGTGGGAATTATATAGGCTCACAGTGTGATTGCATGCATTATGAAATCAAAGATGTACGGCAATTTCATCGAGTTATTCAAGTGGGAGTTCGCAGATTGCGTGTTCGGTTTGCTTGAACAATGTGACTATAGAACACAAATGATCTTTCTATTTTTGAGCATTATTACCACTTGAGCATCAGAAGTTCAGCTAGCAATCAAGGCACTGATTGTTTACCTTAAGATAGCCTTACTACCCGGATGGATCATGGATATTCCACCCCCAAAAGTTCATAATAAGAAATGTATAAACCGATAACAACGGTAAGATCAACAAACAAGCTTGCAACCTACCCGACTAGAGACAACCTTACAATGACAAGCTCACAGAAAAGGTTCATAACAGCAGATAGCATGCTACCTCAAGGTTCATCAGGTGTTTACAAATTGAGCATAACATGATTAATATGTAGTCATCATCACAGGCACCAGTAGACCACCATACTACGATCAGACAAGTACTGACGCTTAGCAGCTTCCATTATACCAGATAGCACTATAATAAGACCAGATTAAAACCGATCCAAGCATTCAGTTAGTACAGTGACAGTATCACTTCAGCCCTTAGGGTAAGAGCCATGTGGCTAACACCGCGCGGGGACTCCACGACACCATTGGCAGAGGGTTGTAGACCTTGCCGTCTCTCACATCGTAGACACTGCAAGAACTTGAGGGGTCCTCACTGTAACAATGGTAATACTCCTCGTTCTCCATGAAGAAGATGCGATCCCCTGGCATCTTGTTATGAGAAATGCAGACAGATCTGCAGCACCGTCGACGATAGAAACAACACCTGGTCCTCCCCTAGTGTGGTTACCTTGGCCAACCGTGACTGCCCGAAATTGGCCTCATACACCTCAAACCTGTTCCGTTCAGCTTTAAGAACATCAATTCTATCCCAGTGTAGTGCTTTCAACTGGAGGTCTATCTTTCGGCACACCAACAGCAACGCACCACGAGATTCAACTAGGTAGGTCAAACTTAGAATTTGGACTCCAGGTATAAAAATGTAGCTGAAAGCTCTAAGGCCACTGATAAATTGTTGGATTCGAGAAAACCATGGATTGCCTGTGCTGTGGTCCACGCTGATGTCAACAGCAAAAAGTGCATAGAACTTTCCCTGATGGAACACAATGTCAACAAACAGAGCAGCTCGTTGATCCATATGTACGGACCACCAGGAGGTGCCCCCTGGCTGGCAAACTGCAATCCGAGCGCTCTCTGTCACTCATGAACCTGAATATCGCTGCGATGAGGTGAGGCGAACAAAATATAATTTTGGACGCATTCCGCTCCTCTTCTTCGTCCATTTCCATCCATGCATGGCCTGCCTCGTCAACGGACTGATCACCCACATCCCACATTCGAGCGCGGGTCAGAGCTGGAAGTGTCACAGTCTCGTTGGAGAAAGGATCCCTCAGGAAGCAGTCGTCCTCGCCCGAGAACACCAACCAGTTGCCAGTGCCACAGGCGTTAGTGTACCCCGTGCAGCCAGGGAAGTGGAACGGCGCTTCCTGGGAGGCTGCACACGGTGGCACCTGGGAGCAGGAGCATCGGCATCGGCGGGGGCACGCCCCCCTGCTGCGCGGCCGCGCGCCACTGGGGGGGCAGACGGCGGCGAACCGGACGCGGTCGACGTGCACAGGCAGGCGGCCGAGGACGAGGCCGGAGAGCTTCACCGGGATGTCCGACCACGACGCCGGCGCCTCCTCCATGGGTGCAGCCAACCTTGCAATTCAATCGAGAACACAGCACGCCGTCAGAGAAGAAATCGCAAGCCGGAGGAAAAACGCCAGCACGCGGCccgcgcgcgcgggggcggaCACACCGGCAATGCGTCGAGCACCTTGCGTGCGCGACCCGCGGCGAGGGCAGGAGGAAACGAAGGAGAGTGGGGCCGGTGAGTCCAGGGAAGGAGGAATGGAGGTGGGTTACCGGAAATTGACGGCCCGCGGCGGAGGAATCGCGCTCCCGCTGCTGCTgttcgggcggaggcgggggtgggggcggccgccggcagAGCTGGGATGGAGAGAGCTGAGCGGGGGTGGAGTAGTCAGTAGTGTGAACGGTTTGAACGGCTGACGTAGTTGACCTCGCCACGTGGCGAGTGAGCTAATAAAAAAATCTGTAAACTAagtaaggccttgtttacttcccaatttggaagttgcaaaattggcattttgccataaatgcgcaactgtagcgtttcgtttgtatttgtgaattattgtccaaatattgactaatt containing:
- the LOC111258261 gene encoding uncharacterized protein LOC111258261, coding for MEEAPASWSDIPVKLSGLVLGRLPVHVDRVRFAAVCPPSGARPRSRGACPRRCRCSCSQVPPCAASQEAPFHFPGCTGYTNACGTGNWLVFSGEDDCFLRDPFSNETVTLPALTRARMWDVGDQSVDEAGHAWMEMDEEEERNASKIIFCSPHLIAAIFRFMSDRERSDCSLPARGHLLVVRTYGSTSCSVC